The DNA window TTTCGCCTGGATCTTGCTGAGCTATTTTATTCTGATGCGTCTGTATTACGCCAATGTGCTGCATGTCGAGTTTACGCTGCTGAGCCGCAGCCTGGTACTGCTGATTCTGACGCTGTTGCTGACCGGCTCCGTGGCCGTCGGGCAACTGGCCACGCCCCCGCAGCGGCATGACTGGCTGGCGCGGTTGGGCTGGCGTCAGTGGGCTGCGCTCACGGCGCTGGCGGCGATTCTGACCCCGCTGATTACCACCGACTATCTGGGGTAAACAGGGCGTTATTTGGGGATATGAGGCTCGGATATGTCTACGATGCGGCATATTTTGGTGTAGTTACCCGCCTTCTCACAGATCTTGTCTGTGACGAACACGCTAAGGTAGCCCAGCAACAGCAAGTAGCCGACCATGCACAAAATAAAGATAAGCGTTCTCACCGATAGCGACCAACCAGACAAGAGTATCCCGAGCATCATAACCTGAACGCGGCGCTTTAAAAGGATTTCATGTGCGCACCAGCCGCATCAACGCACGTTCTGTAGTAAGATTAGGCAACCTCACCCACCACCGGAAACGCCGATGCACCATCTGATGTTAGACATTGAAACCCTGGATATAAAACCCAGCGCCGTCATTTTGGTGGTTGCGGCAGTGTTTTTCGATCCCCGCACCGGGGAACTGGGCGCCGAATTCGAAATCGCCGTCAGCAGTCAGAAAGACCAACCGGGCAGAACCATCAGCCTGGATACGGTCGCCTGGTGGGCGAAACAGTCCGATGAAGCGCGCAAGCAGGCCTTCGGCGGCACCGAGAGCCTGAAACGCGTGCTGAGCAGCCTCAGCCGCTTTATCCATATGAACAGCACCGACACGGTGAAAGTCTGGGGCAACGGCAAAGAGTTCGATTGCGCGATCCTCGAACACGCCTTCCAGCAGTTGGAAATGCCCTGCCCGTGGAAATTCTGGGATACACAGGACGTGCGCACGGTGATCACGCTGGCGGAACTGCACGGCTTTAACCCGAAAAAGACCCGCCCATTCGAAGGCATGCCGCATCGCGCGCTGGACGACGCCCGCCATCAGGCCCGCTACGTGGCCGACACCGTCTCGGCGCTCTATTACCGCCCGGCAGCGCAGCGTTGACCGCGCTTTGCCCCTTTTCATTTGCCGCCAGAATCTCTACTCTAGCCCTCTTTGTCACTCGGACATGCCTTTCTTGTTATGCAAAAGTTTCTGTTTCTGCTTCTCAGCCTGGTGCTGCTTGGCCCATTAGGCATCGACCTTTATCTGCCGACCATTCCCGCCATCGCCGTCGGCCTGGGCAGCAGTGAAGCGCTGATACAATCCACCATTTCACTGTTTATTTTGGTGCTCGGCCTCGGCCAGGTCATCGCCGGTCCGTTGGTGGATAACTACGGCCGCAAACCGGTGGCGCTGGCCGGCATTATTCTCTACATGCTCGGTGCGGCGATGGCGGCGCTGGCCAGCAACCCGACCGTTTTCATCGCCTCGCGTCTGCTGCAAGGGGTAGCGGTCTGTTGCACCGCCGTCGTCGCCTTCAGCGGCGTACGCGATCGCCTGAATGGTGACGATGCCGCTCGCGCGTTCGGCTTCCTCAACGGCACGCTGAACATCATCCCGGCGCTGGCGCCGCTGCTCGGCGGTCTGCTCGCCGAGGCCTTCGGCTGGCGCGCGCCTTTCTGGTTCCTGGTCGGCTACGCGCTGCTGGTATTAGCGATCATCGCGCTGTATCTGCCTGAAACCCGCCCCGTCGATACCGTGCCGGTCAAAGGGCTGCCGGTGCGCCAATACGCACGCATCCTCAGCGAACGGCGTTTCTTCTCCTTTGCCGTGGTGAATTCCGGGGCGATGGGCATGGCGTTGACCTACGTTTCCCTGGCCCCCAACGTGCTGATGGGCACCGCTGGCCTGACCCCGCTGCAATTCTCGCTGGTGTTCGGCGCCAACGGCTTCTGGATCATGTTGGTCAGCTTCTTCGCCAACCGCATCATCCACAAAGTCGGCCGTCCGGTTTGCCTGGCGATCGGCGGCATGCTGATGGGATTGGGCTGTCTAGGGCTGCTGCTGGGCGTCATGCTGCTGCCTGCGGCGGCGCAAGCGCATTGGCTGGCATATATGCTGCCGGTCGCCAGCGCCTGCGCCGGATTGGCGTTCGTGATGGGCCCGGCCACCAGCTATGCGCTGGAACCCTACTCCAATGAGGCCGGCGTCGCGTCTGCGCTGGTCGGCTTCGTGCAGATGGCGGGCGGCGCCGCGCTGGGTCTGGTGGCGATGGCGTTGCCGCTGCAACCGAAACTGTCGCTGGCGTTGGTCATGCTGGTAGGCTGCCTGCTGGCGCTGCACGCGCGGCGTCTCAGCAAGCAGATTAAAGGACAGATCAGAAAAGTCGCCTGAGCCCGGCTCAGGCTTCGGTGACGACCGGCACCCGCGCCGCTAACGCCGACAACAGCTCATAACCTAACGTCCCTGCCGCCGTGGCTACTTCGTCCACCGGCAGGCGTTTCCCCCACAGCTCGACTTCGGCGCCCAATTCGGCTTGTGGACAGGGCGTTAAATCTACCGCCAGCATATCCATCGATACCGTTCCCAGGGTGCGCGTCAGTACGCCATCCACCCATACCGGCGTACCGGTCGGCGCATGACGCGGATAGCCGTCGGCATAACCGCAGGCCACCACACCGATACGCTGCGCGCCGGCGGCGCTGTAACGGCCGCCATAGCCGACGCGATCGCCAGACTTCAATTGCTGAATGCCGATGATTTCACTGCTCAGCGTCATCGCCGGCTGCAACCCCGTCGACGCCACATCACTCCAGCAACCGCTCGGCGAGGCGCCATAGAGAATGATCCCAGGGCGCACCCAGCTGCCGTGGGTCGAAGGATGCCACAGCGTGGCGGCCGAGTTGGCCAGGCAGCGCGGCAGCGGTATATCGGCGGCGGCCGCCTCGATGGTGGCCATCTGCCGGGTCACTCCTTCCGGGCCGTCGGCGGTGGCGAAATGGCTCATCAGCGTCAGCTCGGCGATGTTGGCAACCGCCTGCGCCCTGCGCCACACCTCGTGCAGCCGTTCGGGTGCGAATCCCAGCCGGTTCATGCCGCTATTCACTTTCAAATAGACGTCGAGCGGCGCGCTCAGCCTGGCGTCGGCGATCGCCGCCAACTGCCAGTCGCTGTGCACCGCCGTCGTCAGGTGATAACGGTCGAGCAGCGCCAGATCCTGCGGCTGGAAAAAGCCCTCCAGCAGCAGAATCGGCCCCTGCCAGCCGGACTCACGCAGCAGCACCGCTTCGGCCAGATCCAGCATGGCGAAACCGTCGGTTTGCGCCATGCTGCGCCAAACGTTCTTGATGCCGTGGCCATAGGCGTTGGCTTTAACCACCGCCCAGACTTTGGCGCCGGGGGCAAAACGGCGCACCACCTGCAGGTTGTTTTCAATCGCGCCGAGATGCATCGTGGCGGTTATCGGACGGGGCATCGCTTCTCCTTGGGGCAGCATACAGCGGCCACGCGCGCCTGCGCGTGGCCAGGAAAGTCTATAATCGAATCGGACGATTAGCGTGCGGGATGCACGTCGCTCAGCGGAACCGCGTGTTGCTGGCGAAACCCGGCGCTGTAGCGCGCCACCGCCAGATCATCGGAAGGGATCGCCGGCGTAATGCCGGACATCAGATCGGACAGCAACTGCCCGGAACCGCAGGCCATCGTCCAGCCCAACGTGCCATGCCCGGTGTTGAGGTACAGATTCTTCAGCGAAGTGCGGCCGACGATCGGCGTTCCGTCCGGCGTCATTGGGCGCAGCCCGGTCCAGAACGTCGCGTCCTCCACTCTGCCGCCGTTCGGATAGAGATCGCGCACCACCATCTCCAGCGTTTCGCGCCGTTTTTGCTCCAGCTGAGTATTGAAACCGACGATCTCCGCCATACCGCCGACGCGAATACGCTGGTCGAAACGGGTAATGGCGATTTTGTACGTCTCATCCAGTACCGTAGAGAATGGCGCCGCCGTTTCATCAGCGATCGGGATGGTCAGCGAATAGCCCTTCAACGGGTAAACCGGGATAGACACCAGGCCGCGCAGCAGCGCCGTAGAGTACGACCCGAACGCCACCACGTAGCTATCGGCTTTGAACACCTCTTCACCGCACTGCACGCCGGCGATCTTGTCGCCCTCCACCAGCAGGCGATCGACGCTGCGGTTGAACAGGAAGGTCACGCCCGCCTGCTCTGCCATCTTCGCCAATTGCTGCGTGAACAGCTGACAATCGCCGGTTTCGTCGTTAGGCAACTGCAAACCGCCCGTCAGCTTGTGCGCCACCTGCGCCAGAGCCGGTTCGACGCTGGCGAGCTGGTTGGCCTCCAGCAACCGGTAAGGCACCCCGGCATCTTCCAATACCGCGATGTCTTTCGCCGCGTTTTCAAACTGTTGTTGGGTACGGAACAGCTGCAACGTGCCGCCCTGACGCCCTTCGTACTGGATGCCGGTTTCCTGGCGCAGCGCTTTGATGCAATCGCGGCTATATTCCGCCAGGCGCACCATGCGGCCTTTGTTGGTCATGTAGTGTTCGGTATTGCAGTTTTTCAGCATCTGCCACATCCAGCTCAGCTGGAAGCTGCTGCCGTCGAGGCGGACCGCCAACGGCGCATGGCGCTGGAACATCCACTTGATGGCTTTCAGCGGCACGCCCGGCGCCGCCCAGGGGGCAGCATAGCCCGGTGAGATCTGCCCGGCGTTCGCCGCGCTGGTCTCCAATGCCGGGCCGGGCTGACGATCGATCACCGTCACCTCATGCCCCGCTTTCGCCAAATACCAGGCACTGGCTACGCCCACCACTCCACTACCTAAAATTACCACTCGCATCGCTGACTCCAGCTCAAGGCTTCACAAAGCATAATCTTCTGCTCACAGGAAATTAACTCAGTGAAAAAATCCGTCCAACAACTTCATCATCAAACGTGACAATATTCACAATTAATTTATCGTCGATAGGCCAGGCATTTGCAATAGCCGCCAGTAAATAGCGATAAGATGCGGTTCATGGGGGATTATAACGTGAGGTCGACGCTGAATCGCTAGCAATGCTGTCACTGACAGCACCAAAAAAAGGCGTGATAAGCAACATGGTTTTAACAGAATATAAAAATATCAGCCAACACATAAATAGAATAAAACACCAACAAAACACATAAAACCAACACAACAGACAAACCCGGGTCATTGTCTTCACAGCAGAAAAGTCGCGTAAAATTTCAGCCAATAATAGCCCCATTATTGCTATTGAATTGAGCAGCCGCACACCCTGGCGCCAATCCCTCCTTTTCATCGCTCAGCACGATATGAACCGTTATGCCGTCGAGCAGATCCTAGAGTTCACATTATCGCTATTCTGGAGTGCCTGTTATGTTTATCGCTATCTACCGATTCTCAGTCAAAACCGGACACGAATCAGCCTTTCGCCAGGCCTGGTTTGAGTTGACTCAGGGTATCTATCTGCAGCGCGGCAGCCTCGGTTCGCGTTTGCATCGCGATGCGGGCGGGCAGTTTATCGGCTATGCGCAGTGGCCAAGCCGCGCCGCATGGGAAAGCGCCGGTGCCGTTCAATTGGAGGAACGCTATCGGCAAGCCCGGGAGCGAATGCGCGCAGCGTTGTTGACGGATGAAACGTTATTTGAACTGGAGGTTACGGATGATTATCTGCAAATCAGGCCGTTTGACTGAGCACAAGCCCACCCGTGCGGGCTTGTGACTGTGGGACAGACCGGCGTCAGTGATGCAGCATCTCGTCCACGACCTCTTTGGTCTGTAGCTGGAACGGGTAGTAGGTCGGCCAGTTATCCATTTCTTTCAGCAGCGCCTCCTGCGACGTGTTGCCCATAAAGATATGGAAATGCGCCGATTTGCGCGGGCCGATAATATGATCGCTGAACTGCACGAATTTCGGTGCCTGGCTGTCGGCATCCTGGCATTCGAACAGATAGCGCACGCCCTTTTTACCGGAGACATAAGTCAGGATCTTATGCCCGGCGTACTTATACTGACAGGCGCTGGATTGATCTCCGCGGTGAAACTCCATGACGCCGTTCTCAATGCCGATGGTATCCACATCAGTGGCGTACCCTTTGCGGTAATACGCCTTCACTTCGGCGAAGCTCTTGCTGTTATCCTGCGTCGCTTTCTTCTTGAACACCGGGTCAAGCTCCCCATTGAGCAAATAAGGATAGACGGATTGCCATACCCCCTCCCAGTCGGCCAAGTCGCGATCTTTGACGTCCTTGTCGTCGAACACGCCCGCTTCCGCCCTTTTTTCCACTTCCGTCAGCGGTTTGCCATGTGAATGATGCCCGTGGGCGACCGCCTGTCCGCTTATGAACATCGCCGCCAGCGCCACCGCCAGTTTGCCAAAATGCCTCGCCAAAATGCGCTCCTTGTCCGTCATTGAGAATTGAGAAAAACGAAAAGTTACAATATAACATAACAGTTTTCAATCATTCTGGCGCTGTAAGCAAGCTATTGCGCCCCCATGCCGCAGGGCTATACTCGGAGAAGAAGCGCGGGGCTTCTGCCGGGACGGACGCGGCGCCGGATCGACCGCCGTTCGCTCCCTTGCGTACCGGCATTTTTATTTCACTGATTTGCAACGGTTAATTATGACTTGAACTATGCTTGTTACAGGGCCTGCCGTTTGAGCGAGGCCCGTGAATAATGAGGGTGCGCTGATGACTACTTCAACACATGAAAAGGTTAAGGATGATAAACGGCTGAGCGATGGACCGGACTGGACGTTCGAACTGCTGCAGGTGTATTTGGAGCAGATCGACCGCGTCGCCAAGCATTACCGGCTCGACACCTACCCCCATCAGATCGAGGTGATCACCTCCGAGCAGATGATGGACGCTTATTCGAGCGTCGGCATGCCGATCAACTATACCCATTGGTCCTTCGGCAAAAAGTTCATCGAAACCGAGCAGCGCTACAAGCAAGGCCAGCAAGGGCTGGCGTATGAAATCGTCATCAACTCCAATCCCTGCATCGCCTACCTGATGGAAGAGAACACCATCACCATGCAGGCGCTGGTGATGGCGCACGCCTGCTATGGCCACAACTCGTTCTTCAAGAACAACTACCTGTTCCGCAGCTGGACTGATGCCAGCTCTATCGTCGATTATCTGCTGTTTGCTCGCCACTACATCAGCCAGTGCGAAGAGCGCTACGGCGTCGATGAGGTGGAACGGCTGCTGGATTCCTGCCACGCGCTGATGAATTACGGCGTCGACCGGTACAAACGTCCGCAAAAAATTTCATTGGTGGAAGAGAAAGCGCGCCAGAAAAGCCGCGAAGAGTATCTGCAGAGCCAGGTGAACACGCTGTGGAAGACCTTGCCGCGCGTCGAGCGCGAAGAGTCGCCGGAGCAGACGCGCCGCTATCCGAGTGAACCGCAGGAAAATATCCTCTATTTTATCGAGAAGAACGCGCCGCTGCTCGAGCCTTGGCAGCGTGAGGTGTTGCGCATCGTGCGCAAAGTCAGCCAATATTTCTACCCGCAAAAACAGACTCAGGTGATGAACGAGGGTTGGGCCACCTTCTGGCACTACACCATCCTCAATCATCTGTACGACGAAGGCCGGGTGACCGAACGCTTTATGCTGGAGTTTTTGCACAGCCACACCAACGTGGTGTACCAGCCGCCGTACAACAGCCCGTACTATAACGGTATCAACCCTTACGCGCTGGGCTTTGCCATGTTCCAGGACATCAAGCGCATCTGCCAATCACCGACCGAAGAAGATCGCTACTGGTTCCCGGACATCGCCGGCAAAGACTGGCTGGACACGTTGCATTTCGCCATGCGCGACTTTAAGGACGAGAGCTTCATCAGCCAGTTCCTGTCGCCCAAAGTGATGCGCGACTTCCGCTTGTTCACCGTGCTGGACGACGATCGCAACAACTATCTGGAAATCGCCGCGATCCACAACGAAGCCGGCTACCGGGCGATCCGCCAGGAGCTGTCGGCGCAATACAATTTGAGCAACCACGAACCGAACATTCAGATCTGGAACGTGGATTTGCGCGGCGACCGCTCGCTGACCCTGCGTTATATTCCGCAGGAACGCGCGCCGCTGGATAAAAGCCGCCGCGACGTGTTGAAACATCTGCATCGCCTGTGGGGCTTCGACGTGATCCTCGAGCAGCAAAACGAAGACGGCAGCGTAGAGCTGCTCGATCGTTGCCCGCCGCGGCCTACGCCGCAGTAACCGCTGTGCCATAACGACAAAGGGCGCCGAAAGGCGCCCTTTATTATTTCGCTCGCACGCGATCAGCGGCGCGCTTCGGTCAGATCGCTTGGCATGGTGCCCTGCATGCTCTGCCAAATCGCCCCGCTGTCTTTACCGTAATTACGCACGGTATCCATCACCTGGTCGTACATCTTCTCATGGCACAGCGTGGACAGTTTGCTGTAGAAGGTCAGCGCCAGCTTGCGCGCTTCCGGGTTGGAGAAGTAGTAACGGCCAACGCGGGTATACAGCCCTTTCAACCCGTTGAAGATCAGGCCGTAGATCGGGTTGCCGGAAGCGAACGCCAGACCGCGGAAGATTTCATAATCCAGCACATTGAACGCATCCGCCTGATCTTCGACTTCGGCGGCCTTCGCCAGCACTTCCTGCGCCTGCTCCGGATGATTGCGCACCGCGGCGCGAATAAAGATCGACGCGATATTGGTGCGTACCGACAGCAGATTATCGATCAGCTGCGGGACGCTTTTGTGATCGAGACGGGCTACGGTCTCAAGGATGTTGAGGCCGGACGTTTCCCAGAAATTGTTCACTTTGGTCGGTTTGCCATGCTGAATGGTCAACCAGCCATCGCGGGCAAGACGTTGCAACACTTCACGTAATGTGGTGCGCGTGACGCCAATCAACTCCGAAAGCTCACGCTCCGCGGGCAAAATAGAGCCAGGGGGGAAGCGATTATTCCAAATACTCTCAATAATGTACTCTTCCGCGAAACCGGCAGGACTCTGCGCCTTTATGACCATGTGTTTGACGTTCCGTTGCGACGATAAATTCAGTAAAAGTAATCAGCTCATCATACCAGATCACACAGACATGACATAGCGTGAGCGAAAAACAATAAACGAAAGTGTGCATAAAGTGGCAAAAAACGCGCAAAAACACCGGTTGCAAGAAATTTACCGCCGTAAAACAAGCTCCGGTTGCGCCCGCCCCCGCCGCGTTGTTAGGGTACGTGCTACGACTGATTTAAGGATGCATAAAGGACAATGGAAACAACCTTGCGCAGCGCCCTGCTCAAAAACTTCCTGGGGCAATCTCCCGACTGGTACAAACTGACCATTATTATTTTCCTGGCGATCAACCCGCTGGTGTTCTTTTTCGCCAGTCCGTTTATCGCGGGTTGGCTGCTGGTGGTGGAGTTCATCTTTACCCTGGCGATGGCGTTGAAGTGCTACCCGTTGCTGCCGGGCGGCCTGCTGGCGCTGGAGGCGGTAGCCATCGGCATGACCAGCCCGGCCCAGGTCTCGCAGGAAATCGAACATAATCTGGAAGTGCTGCTGCTGCTGGTCTTTATGGTAGCCGGCATCTACTTTATGAAGCAGCTGCTGCTGTTCGTATTTACCAAACTGCTGCTCAACATCCGCTCGAAAACGCTGTTGTCGCTGGCATTCTGCCTGGCCGCCGCCTTCCTTTCCGCTTTCCTCGACGCGCTGACGGTCGTGGCGGTGGTAATTAGCGTCGCCACAGGGTTCTATTCCATCTATCACAACGTGACCTCAAATCGCCCCGACGGCGACATCGGCGACGACAGCGATTTCACCGGCGAAGAGCGCAAACAGACGCTGGAACAATTCCGCGCCTTTCTGCGCAGCCTGCTGATGCATGCCGGCGTCGGCACCGCGCTCGGCGGGGTCATGACGATGGTGGGCGAGCCGCAGAACCTGATCATCGCCAAGAGCGCGGACTGGGGCTTCATCGACTTCTTCCTGCGTATGGCGCCGGTCACCTTGCCAGTGCTGGTGTGCGGCCTGCTGGTCTGCTGGCTGGTAGAGCGTTTTCGTCTGTTTGGCTACGGCGTGCAGCTGCCGGACGCAGTGCGCGAGGTGCTGAAAGAGTATGACCGCAAGGCCACTGCAGGCCGCAGCAAGCAAGAACGACTCAAGCTGGTGATGCAGGCGTTGATCGGTGTTTGGCTGGTGTTGGCGCTGGCCTTCCACCTGGCCGAGGTCGGGTTGATCGGCCTGTCGGTGATCATTCTCGCCACCTCGCTGTGTGGCGTGAACGATGAACACGCCATCGGCAAAGCGTTCCAGGAAGCGCTGCCGTTCACCGCCCTGTTGACGGTGTTTTTCACCGTCGTTGCGGTGATCATCGAACAGCACCTGTTCAGCCCGGTGATCCAGTTTGTGCTGCGCGCCGAGCCCGCCTCTCAGCTTTCGCTGTTCTACCTGTTCAACGGTCTGCTGTCGTCGGTTTCCGACAACGTGTTCGTCGGCACGGTTTACATCAACGAGGCGCGTGCCGCGCTGGAGTCTGGCGCCATTGCGCTGAAACAGTTTGAACTGCTGGCGGTCGCCATCAATACCGGCACCAACCTGCCTTCTGTCGCTACCCCGAACGGCCAGGCGGCGTTCCTGTTCCTGCTGACGTCGGCGCTGGCGCCGCTGGTGCGCCTGTCGTATGGACGCATGGTGTGGATGGCCCTGCCGTATACGGTGGTGCTGACCGTGGTCGGCCTGCTGTGCGTACAGTTCACGCTGGAGCCGGCGACCGAACTGTTGACGCAGTGGCACTGGCTGACGCTGCCTCCTCTCGACGCTATCGGCCACTGATGCGGCGCCGGCAGAGTAAACCGACTATTTTTACGCGGAAACCGGCCCAGGTGGCTGGCAGCGAAGATGAATTGGTTTACACTGCCGGTTCAATTGCTTACTGCATGGAAGAATCTAGATATGTTGCAATTCTTTAACCGCTGTTCACAAGGACGCGGCGCCTGGCTGCTGATGGCCCTGACAGCGTTGGTGTTGGAACTGGTCGCGCTCTATTTCCAGCACGTGATGCTGCTGCAGCCCTGCGTCATGTGCATTTACGAGCGTTGCGCACTGTTCGGCATCCTCGGCGCCTCGCTGGTGGGCGCCATCGCGCCGAAAACCCCGCTGCGCTACGCGGCGATCTTGCTGTGGATCTACAGCGCCTGGGAAGGCGTTCAGCTGGCGTGGAAGCACACCATGATCCAACTGCACCCTTCGCCGTTCAATACCTGCGATTTCTTCGTCAGCTTCCCTTCGTGGCTGCCGCTGGACAAATGGCTGCCGGCGGTGTTCCACGCCTCCGGTGACTGTTCCGTGCGCCAATGGCAGTTCCTGACCCTGGAAATGCCGCAATGGCTGGTCGGCATCTTCGGCGCCTACCTGCTGGTGGCGCTGATCGTGTTGATCGCACAGTTTGTTCGCCCACGCCGCCGCGATCTGTTCGGCCGCTGATCGGTACATAAACCAAAAACGGCGCCTGAAGGCGCCGTTTTTTTTAGGGTATTGCTGTCAAATTCAGAGATAACCCCATTTCAGGTATGTGTGAGGAAATAAACGAGCACGATCAGCGCTCCAGCCACGGCAAACAGACGAACCATTTTCATTGTTATGCTCTCGAACTTGCGGGAGAGCGGCCAAATTACCCAACTTATCGCTTAAAAAGAAGCATCCTGGCTCGATTACGCGCGTAATTTACATAACATTAAACTTCTGTGATGCCGGCAGGCAAAAACAGGCGATGTCGGCGCAATCCTCTCGGCTTTCAGGCAACAATAAATTACCGTTATTTATGAACGACTGCGCCTTTGTCACATTCAGAGCACAATATTTTGGTGAACTTTGCCCATAAAATCCTTATAGTATCGGCAAAGTGAGTACTACCGATTTCCCTGGTGTTGTTGTGTGTCTTGCCCCTCATCTATGTAGGGGCTTTTTTCCCCCTGCCCCCTGACTTGCAAAAATTCTCCCTTATCCCGCAATGCTGATAGCGCGCATCGAGTCTCGACTCACCGTTCGCGCACTAATGATTAAAATCGTTCCTGATTCTTTACCTATGCTGATGACGTTTGGATTTCCACACTTTTTCTCTAGTAAGCCGGGCCCAGTCTTTGGCTGACTACAGCAAATGATATCAAGGACACGATCTATGCCGGATACCGCATTGCCTCCCTCGTCTCAGCGCCCGTTCCTGCGTCGCCTGCTGCTTAAAGCAGGGAAAAGATTCCTGCGCTGGAACGGCGAGTTTCAGACTCGCCATTCGCTAATCTCCACCACGCCGCAGATCGGTAATCATGAATTTAATTGGGTGACGGCGCTGGAAGCCCGTTGGCCCGCCATTCGGGAGGAGTTGGATCGCCTGTTGGAGCATCCTGAAGATATTCCCGCATTCCACCAAATATCACCGGATCAGAAACGCATCTCCAAAGGAGATAACTGGAAAACCTTCGGGCTGTTTGTCTATGGGCAACGCGTTGATGAAAACTGCGCCATTTGCCCGCGTACCGCGCAAGCGGTCAGCGAGATCCCCGGCATGCGCACCGCCATGTTCTCTATCCTTAAGCCGCACTATCATATCGTGCCGCACAAAGGCCCGACGCGTGCCGTGGTGCGCGCTCATCTGGGATTAATCGTGCCAAAGGATCGGGAAAAGCTGTGGATCCGCGTTGACGATCAAATCCTGCACTGGGATGAAGGCAAAGTGATTTTGTTTGACGACTCTTATGAGCACGAAGTGCGTAATGATACCGACGAGCTACGCGCGGTGTTGTTTCTCGATATCGACCGGCCGATGGACAAGGTGGGTACGGCGGTGAATAAGCTGCTGTTCAGCCTGATCAAAGCCAGCCCTTATGTGAAACAACCGCTAAAAAACCTGGCGAACTGGCACCGGCGCGATAAAAAAGAGTGAAATGACGGCTTATGCCATGAGCCC is part of the Serratia surfactantfaciens genome and encodes:
- the dsbB gene encoding disulfide bond formation protein DsbB — encoded protein: MLQFFNRCSQGRGAWLLMALTALVLELVALYFQHVMLLQPCVMCIYERCALFGILGASLVGAIAPKTPLRYAAILLWIYSAWEGVQLAWKHTMIQLHPSPFNTCDFFVSFPSWLPLDKWLPAVFHASGDCSVRQWQFLTLEMPQWLVGIFGAYLLVALIVLIAQFVRPRRRDLFGR
- the nhaB gene encoding sodium/proton antiporter NhaB; amino-acid sequence: METTLRSALLKNFLGQSPDWYKLTIIIFLAINPLVFFFASPFIAGWLLVVEFIFTLAMALKCYPLLPGGLLALEAVAIGMTSPAQVSQEIEHNLEVLLLLVFMVAGIYFMKQLLLFVFTKLLLNIRSKTLLSLAFCLAAAFLSAFLDALTVVAVVISVATGFYSIYHNVTSNRPDGDIGDDSDFTGEERKQTLEQFRAFLRSLLMHAGVGTALGGVMTMVGEPQNLIIAKSADWGFIDFFLRMAPVTLPVLVCGLLVCWLVERFRLFGYGVQLPDAVREVLKEYDRKATAGRSKQERLKLVMQALIGVWLVLALAFHLAEVGLIGLSVIILATSLCGVNDEHAIGKAFQEALPFTALLTVFFTVVAVIIEQHLFSPVIQFVLRAEPASQLSLFYLFNGLLSSVSDNVFVGTVYINEARAALESGAIALKQFELLAVAINTGTNLPSVATPNGQAAFLFLLTSALAPLVRLSYGRMVWMALPYTVVLTVVGLLCVQFTLEPATELLTQWHWLTLPPLDAIGH
- a CDS encoding aspartyl/asparaginyl beta-hydroxylase domain-containing protein: MPDTALPPSSQRPFLRRLLLKAGKRFLRWNGEFQTRHSLISTTPQIGNHEFNWVTALEARWPAIREELDRLLEHPEDIPAFHQISPDQKRISKGDNWKTFGLFVYGQRVDENCAICPRTAQAVSEIPGMRTAMFSILKPHYHIVPHKGPTRAVVRAHLGLIVPKDREKLWIRVDDQILHWDEGKVILFDDSYEHEVRNDTDELRAVLFLDIDRPMDKVGTAVNKLLFSLIKASPYVKQPLKNLANWHRRDKKE